CTGACAGCACCTGACGAGCACCCAGCCCGAGGGCCGCAAGTCCGAGTACTCCACTTCCGCAACCCAGATCCGCAACCCTCAAGCCAGAGGGGGGCTGTTGCTCAAGTGCTTCGAGACACAAACGAGTGGTGGGGTGACTGCCGGTTCCGAAGGCACTGCCTGGATCCATCTTCAGGACAAGCCTGTGCGCATACTCGTCAGGCACATCAAGCCAGGCCGGCAAGATGAGCATCCTCTCCCCGACAGGGTCTGGCTGCCAGTGCTGTTTCCAGCTGAGGCTCCAGTCTTCATCGGCCAGTTCATCCCAAACCGGCTGAGCCAGAACGAGGCCGAAGGTCTCGGCAAGGGGGGTGAGACTGCAGAACAGCTCAGATCGTTGCTCCTCAGGCCATTCATGGGCCGGCAACCAGGCCAGAAGAATGCGCTGATCGGGCGTCTCAGGTGCATGTTGAACAGCCAGCCGGTGCACACCGAGGACGTTCAGCTTCCAGAGAAGCGACTCTTCCAGCTCAGCTTGAACCGGAAGAGACAAGCGCCACCACATCACAGCGTGACCGGATGGGCTTCCTGAATCCCGTTGATGCCGTTGATGGTGGCCAAAAGCGCAGGAGGAATCGGGTCATCAATACTGAGCACCATCACGGCATCTCCTCGCACAATCCTGCGACCCACCTGCATTGAGGCGATGTTCACGTTGTGCTCACCCAGAAGAGAACCGAGATGGCCGATGATTCCTGGCATATCACGATGACGGGTAAACAACATGTGCCGACTCGGCGGCACATTCACCGGGAATTCGTCGATGGTGGTGACACGCAGTTCACCATCCGCGAAGACCGCACCCGTCACGCTGTGACCACCCTGGCCACCGCGGCTGGTGAGCTGCAGGGATCCCCCCGCGAAATCACGGCTGGCATCGTCCTTGACCTCCAACACGTGAATTCCACGTCCCTTGGCCTCGAGAGAAGCGTTGACGTAGTTGATGCGTTCTCCAAGGGCGCTGGTCAGCAGTCCCTTGAGGGCTGCAACCACGAGGGGCTGGGAGGGATGGTTAGCAAACTCACCCTGAAGGCGCACCTCCAGCTCCTGCACCTGTCCACCGCTCAGCTGACTCACCAACAGGCCGAGGGTTTCGGCGAGCTGCAGGTGAGGTTTCAGACGCTCCATGATCTCGGCGCTGAGGCCTGGAATATTGACGGCACTGCGAGCTGGGAGCCCAAGCAGAACATCGCGGATCTGCTCAGCCACATCGGTGGCGACATTTTCCTGAGCTTCCTCGGTCGAGGCTCCGAGATGGGGCGTCAACACCAGCCCGCGCTCCACTGCACGCAGTGGAGAGTCTGGGTTCAGGGGTTCAGAGGCAAACACATCCAGCCCGGCACCGGCAATCACTCCGTTATCGATGGCTTCGGCGATGGCAGCCTCATCGACAATGCCCCCGCGAGCGCAATTCACGATCCTGGCCGTCGATTTCATCGTGCGGAGTAGTTCCGCATTAACAAGGTTCTCGGTGTCGGGCGTTCTGGGAATGTGCAACGTGATGTAGTCGGCCTGACGGAACAAATCCTCCAGGGTCGTCAGTCGGACCTGCATCTGCTGAGCCCGATCAGCCGAGATAAACGGATCGAACGCGATCACCTCCATCCCCATCGCTTTGGCAACCTTGGCCACGTGTGACCCGATCTTGCCTAAACCCACAACCCCAAGCACTTTTTTGTAGAGCTCATTACCCACATATTTCTTGCGATCCCAGGCACCGGCTCGCATGGATGCATGCGCCTGTGGCACGTGGCGAGACAAGGACAACAACAGAGCAAGCGCATGCTCGGCAGCAGCGATCGTGTTGCCCTCAGGTGAGTTCACAACCAACACACCTCTCTGAGTGGCGGCAGGAACGTCAACGTTGTCGACCCCCACTCCAGCTCGACCGATGATCCGCAAGCGATCCGCAGCCTCGATCACATCGGCGGTGACCTGCGTGCCCGAGCGGATCATCAGAGCGTCGTAGTCACCGATGATCGATTTGAGCTCCTCCTGAGACAGGCCAGTCCGCTCGTCCACCTGGGCCACCTGCCCGAGGATGTCGATCCCAGCCTGATCAATGGGGTCTGAAACGAGAACTTTGGTCATCCAGCGGCGGAGAGAAAGCCATTTAGAAGTTTAGAGATCGGTCCGAACATCGCTGATGAGCAGGGAGATTGACCTGCTCCGAACCCAATCTTGACGCTGAAGTTCTGGACCTCCATGGAGAATGGCAGTCCGCACCGATCCACTTATGCCCGCCTGCGTCCTGGTGCTCCAAGAACGCGCCGCCGCCGAGACTCTGGTCCAAAACCTTGAGAAGTCCGGAACACCGCTCGTGCGCGTTGTGTTGGTGGCTCCTGAGCAGTCTGGAGCTGCTGAAAGTGGTCGCCTCAAAGCAGAGCAGATCGACGCTGTCGATCTGCTCAATCCGAACATGGCCCGCAGCCGCCGCCAGCGTTCTATGTCTCGCTGGCTGATGCCCTTTGGCTTCATGGCAGGGTTGACTTTCACCCAAATCACCACGCTCGAGACCTTCGCGCGCTTTGGTGCTGTCGGAGAAGCGCTCATCGGCGGCCTGCTCGGACTGGGGTCTGGATTAATGGGAAGCTACGCCGCGGCAGCAAGCGTTCCCTCCGAAAACGAAGATGGGGTTCGCATTTTGCGCAACAGGCACAACGAGCAGTTTTGGTTGCTGTTGCTGGAAACCCAAGCAGGTCTTGAACTGCCCTGGCAACTGGTTCAGAAAGTTCGTCCTCAGCAGGTGGTTCGCCTGAGTGAACTGTGAGTCTTCCCCGTGGGCTATTGATCGAAGGGCTCGCTGAGCCAGAAGCGATGCATCGCCTGATCCTGCAGGCGGAAGAAGTGCTGCGCACCTGGCAACCCAGTTGGAGCAACTTTCTTAGCGGCCCGGAACTGGAAGACTCACGCCGCCTCGAGTCGCTGACTGAACTACGAGTAATTCGCGACGGTGGGAGACCAGACACCGAACGCTGTCGCCTCCAGCTCAGCCGGAGTGATCAGGAAGCACAACCTCAATCGGCTCCAATCTCAGGATTGAGGCTCGAGGGAAATTTTCTATTCGACCGGGCTGAGCCTCAAGACATGCGGCAAGCTCTGATTGACCTCGGCGTGACCGCTGATGGTCTTGGGGATCTCTGGCTTCGGGGCGATCGTGGCGCCCAGGCTGTTTGTACACCGGAGGCCGCAAACCATCTCAACGGCCTAAATGGACGCGTGCGCGACGTGACGCTGTCCGTGGAGGCGGTGACCATCGACTGCTTGCAGTGGCCAGCCCAAAGACTGCCAAAACGGCTAACCAGCGTGGAAGCATCCTGCCGCCTTGATGCCATTGCCTCCGCGGGTTTCGGACTGTCCCGCTCCAAGGTGATTCATCAGATCCGGGATGGAAGGCTGAGGCTCAACTGGCAACCAGTCCGACAGGCGAGTCGTGACCTGAAAGTCGGCGACCGGCTCCAGCTTCAGGACAGGGGAAGCGTGGAAGTCTTGAGTCTCGAAATCACCAAACGCGATCGTTGGAGAGTGGAGATGCTTCGCCGGTGAGCTGCTAACTTCAGTCGCATCCGGTTGGCAAGCGATCAACCGTCACCGCAGATCCTCTGAAGGGTGAAAATGCGGGCGATTAGCTCAGAGGTAGAGCACTACCTTGACACGGTAGGGGTCACTGGTTCGATTCCAGTATCGCCCATTTCCATCGTGAGAAGAGAACGAACAGCATGACCCTGAGTGTCGTGGTCGGACTCGGACGTTCTGGGATTGGGGCAGCCCGTCTACTCAAGGCCCTGGGATCAGAAGTACTTATTCTCGAGAAGGCTGAGAACGATGCTTGCCGGCAAAAAGCAGCGGACCTGAGGCAGCAAGGCATTGATGTCCAGTTGGGACAGCCTTTGGAGATATCCAGTTTTGAGCCCTGGCTCAATCAGATCAATCAGGTGGTGATCAGTCCTGGCATTTCTTGGACGCATCCAACTCTTGAAGCATTACGAACGCATGGGGTTCCGGTGAGGGGAGAGATGGCTTTGGCCTGGGAGAGCCTGAGGGAATCTCCATGGATTGGCATCACAGGCACCAACGGCAAAACCACCGTCACCCATTTGCTCCACCACGTACTCAGCCATGGCGGGTTGAAGGCTCCCATGGCCGGGAATGTGGGGTATTCCGCAGCAGAACTAGCCCTGGGATGTCTTGAAGGCTCCACCCCTGTTCCCGACTGGGTGGTCATGGAGATGAGCAGCTACCAGATTGAAGCGGCCACCAAGGTGGCCCCACGCATCGGCATCTGGACGACGCTGACTCCTGACCACCTGGAGCGACATGGATCGCTAGACGCCTACAGAGCGATCAAGCGTGGACTGCTGGAACGTTCCCAGCTGGCGATTCTGAATCGTGATGACCCTGAGATCAGAGGAACTCACAGCAGCTGGGGACAAAAGCGGGTGAGCTGGGTCAGCACTGGCCGGGAGTACTCAGACACCGCAACCGCCCGACTAAGAGTGAGTGACGACGGATGGGTCTACGAGGGAAAGCAAAGACTCTTCTGCTCCGACGCTCTCGCCATGCCAGGAGCGCACAACCAGCAAAACATGCTTCTGGTCACTGCAGCGGCTCTCGAAGCTGGATTACGCCCAGAAACCATTGAATCAGCATTGCGTTGCTTCGATGGGGTTCCCCATCGACTCGAATCGCTCGGAACCATTCAGGGCATTGCCGTTTTCAACGACAGCAAGGCCACCAACTACGACGCAGCTGCTGTGGGTTTGCAGTCCGTACCCAATCCGGCGGTACTGCTCGCAGGCGGTCAGACCAAACAAGGCAACGCTGAGGTTTGGCTGCAACTGCTGAAAGAACGCAGCAGCGCCGTTGTGCTGTTTGGCGCTGGGGCTGACGAGCTGCGTGGATTAATCGAAGCGTCTGCCTTCCCCGGCGCCGTGGTCACGCACCAAGGCCTAGATGACGCAGTTCCGCATGCTCTTGAACTGGCCCGACAGCAGCAGGCCGCAAGCCTGCTGCTGTCTCCGGCATGCGCCAGCTTTGACCAATACTCCGATTTTGAAGCTCGTGGCAATCACTTCCGTGAGCTGATCGAAGCAAGCCAGTCAACCTAGTCTGGGAGAAATTCTGTAAAAAGCGTGGCCTACTGGCTGATGAAGAGTGAACCCGATGTTTACGGGATTCATCATCTTGAAGAGGAACAGACAACTC
Above is a window of Synechococcus sp. BIOS-U3-1 DNA encoding:
- the serA gene encoding phosphoglycerate dehydrogenase, yielding MTKVLVSDPIDQAGIDILGQVAQVDERTGLSQEELKSIIGDYDALMIRSGTQVTADVIEAADRLRIIGRAGVGVDNVDVPAATQRGVLVVNSPEGNTIAAAEHALALLLSLSRHVPQAHASMRAGAWDRKKYVGNELYKKVLGVVGLGKIGSHVAKVAKAMGMEVIAFDPFISADRAQQMQVRLTTLEDLFRQADYITLHIPRTPDTENLVNAELLRTMKSTARIVNCARGGIVDEAAIAEAIDNGVIAGAGLDVFASEPLNPDSPLRAVERGLVLTPHLGASTEEAQENVATDVAEQIRDVLLGLPARSAVNIPGLSAEIMERLKPHLQLAETLGLLVSQLSGGQVQELEVRLQGEFANHPSQPLVVAALKGLLTSALGERINYVNASLEAKGRGIHVLEVKDDASRDFAGGSLQLTSRGGQGGHSVTGAVFADGELRVTTIDEFPVNVPPSRHMLFTRHRDMPGIIGHLGSLLGEHNVNIASMQVGRRIVRGDAVMVLSIDDPIPPALLATINGINGIQEAHPVTL
- the murD gene encoding UDP-N-acetylmuramoyl-L-alanine--D-glutamate ligase, with translation MTLSVVVGLGRSGIGAARLLKALGSEVLILEKAENDACRQKAADLRQQGIDVQLGQPLEISSFEPWLNQINQVVISPGISWTHPTLEALRTHGVPVRGEMALAWESLRESPWIGITGTNGKTTVTHLLHHVLSHGGLKAPMAGNVGYSAAELALGCLEGSTPVPDWVVMEMSSYQIEAATKVAPRIGIWTTLTPDHLERHGSLDAYRAIKRGLLERSQLAILNRDDPEIRGTHSSWGQKRVSWVSTGREYSDTATARLRVSDDGWVYEGKQRLFCSDALAMPGAHNQQNMLLVTAAALEAGLRPETIESALRCFDGVPHRLESLGTIQGIAVFNDSKATNYDAAAVGLQSVPNPAVLLAGGQTKQGNAEVWLQLLKERSSAVVLFGAGADELRGLIEASAFPGAVVTHQGLDDAVPHALELARQQQAASLLLSPACASFDQYSDFEARGNHFRELIEASQST
- the prmA gene encoding 50S ribosomal protein L11 methyltransferase → MWWRLSLPVQAELEESLLWKLNVLGVHRLAVQHAPETPDQRILLAWLPAHEWPEEQRSELFCSLTPLAETFGLVLAQPVWDELADEDWSLSWKQHWQPDPVGERMLILPAWLDVPDEYAHRLVLKMDPGSAFGTGSHPTTRLCLEALEQQPPSGLRVADLGCGSGVLGLAALGLGARQVLSVDTDSLAVRATADNAVLNDLSIDALKVTKGSVEALAKLLEEQPADLLLCNILAPVIEALAPHFQSVLRAGGRGLLSGLLVEQAPRLTEVLGSLGWIVEPLAEQGRWGLLEIRR
- a CDS encoding photosystem II S4 domain protein, whose amino-acid sequence is MSLPRGLLIEGLAEPEAMHRLILQAEEVLRTWQPSWSNFLSGPELEDSRRLESLTELRVIRDGGRPDTERCRLQLSRSDQEAQPQSAPISGLRLEGNFLFDRAEPQDMRQALIDLGVTADGLGDLWLRGDRGAQAVCTPEAANHLNGLNGRVRDVTLSVEAVTIDCLQWPAQRLPKRLTSVEASCRLDAIASAGFGLSRSKVIHQIRDGRLRLNWQPVRQASRDLKVGDRLQLQDRGSVEVLSLEITKRDRWRVEMLRR